The genomic window TCGTAAACGAAAGCGAGCTCATCGGGATTGAGCGGATCATGCCCGAGTCCGACGCCGAGCGCGTAGAGGATCATATCCTTGTCGGTATAGCTGTGCTCAACGTCTGGAATCTTCAGTGCCAGAAGTCTATCGTAATTTATTGGCACGTTCCGCTCACCCTCCATATCTTCCGATGATGCTCACGCTTGAAATGTTCTGATGTGGAAAGCCCCCAAGATTGTGCGTCAATCCGATCCGTGGCTCTTGCAGCTGCCGCTCACCGCAGCGGCCCAGGAGTTGGGAATACATTTCATACAGCATCCGAAGTCCCGAAGCCCCTATCGGATGCCCGAAGCACTTCAGCCCTCCGTCAATTTGGCAGGGAATTTGTCCATCCGCATCGAAGGCACCGTCGAGCATGCGGCGCCAAGCGGTCCCCGGCTCGGCCAGCTGCAAATCCTCAAGCGTGACGATCTCCGTGATCGAAAAGCAGTCGTGGACTTCCAGCATGGATATCTCTTGGGTAGGATTCTTGATGTTCGCCTCTTCGTATGCCCGTCGGGCCGCCACTCGGGTGGTGGCCACATAGCTCCCGTCCCAATTACTATAAGACGCCTCTTCCCCGTTGGAGACCGCCAGCTGTAGCGCCTTCACGGAAATGAGATTGGTCTTGCCCAGCTCCCGCGCGATGTTTGGCGTCGTCACGATCGCGCAGGCGGCGCCGTCCGAAACGCCGCAGCAGTCGTAGAGCCCGATTGGTTCCGCGACCATGGGCGCCTCAACTGCCGTTTTCATGTCGATCCGCCGCCTGAGATGGGCGCGCGGATTCTTCAGTCCGTTGTCATGGCTTTTTACCGAAGTCTTGGCCATGGCCTGCTTGAGATCATGCCGCGCGATGCGATATCGCGCTTCATAGGCCGAAGCCAGTTGGGCAAAGCTTCCGGGCGCAGACGAGTTCGCAAAATATAGAGCGTTGGTCACCCCGCGAGCCCGCTGGGGTAGCCCGCCAAAGCCGATGTCCTTGAGCTTTTCCACGCCGATTGCAAGCGCAATCTCGACCGCGCCCGAGGCCACGGCATAAACGGCGCCACGGAATGCTTCCGTACCGCTCGCACAAAGGTTCTCGACTCGCGTTACCGGAATAAAAGGAAGACGAAGCGCGGTGGCTAACGGGATGCTGGATTTCCCGGCGTGGTACTCCTCAAGCGCCGTGGAATACCACGCAGCATCGATATTCGAGGTTTCGATGCCGGCATCCGCGAGGCACTCCCGATAAGCCTCCAAAGCTAGCCCCGCAGGCTCCATATCCCAGCGTTCGCCGAAACGAGAGCAACCCATTCCGAGAATAACGACTTTATCCTTGATGCTACCGGCCATGACTGGGAATTCCTCGAGCGCCTATGCGTCAGGTACTGCTTTCCAAAAATATTTTGCGAAGCTACGAACCTTGTCGTATTCTTTGATGCGGAATACCATGCGAACGGGTGCGCCGACCTCTAGCTCACCGTCCTCTGTATCGGTAAAGTCCACCATCAGTCGTCCGCCGCCCTCGAACGCCACCATACCGAAACGCTGAGGCGGATCAGGGCAGTAGATGAGATTGTCCGAAGTCCAGCTCTGTACGCGGGCGCGGATGTCGCGGAAGCTATAAGGTTCCTGCGTTCCATCGGCCCGGCAGTTCGGATTGACGCATATTTCGCTTCTTGGATATTGCGCTGTTCCACATCGGCTACAGCGTCCCCCGACGAGCGCCGTTATCATCTGCCTGTTGCGGTACAAGGCGCTCAAGGACGTAGACCGATCGGTCTCGGCCCTCAGACCATGATCCAGAACCATCAACTGATTGAAAGCCAGGTGCCGGGTGTAGTTGGTGTCCTGCGTCCGGCGCGCAAGGCAGCCCTTGACGCCGAGGTGCGGAAGCGCGCGCTTTATAGCGTCCGTCGTGCGAAAGGCCAATGCGTCGCAGCCCTGCCCCCAGCCCAAGAGAACAATGGTGCGATCCGGCTCGGCCTGCTGCAGCAAGTCCGCCAGCATCAGAAGTGAATGCGCTGTCCCACAGTCTCCCACCTGGGTGTCGAGGCAATCGTGCAGCGCCTCCTCGCCCACCCCAATGGCCCGGGTCAATTGCGTTGCCACGCTGCGGGCGGCCGGGACGATCAGGTGATGCACGTCGCCGGGCTTCAGACCGGTCGACGCAAACAATGCCTTAACCGCACGCGGCATAATCTCGCGGTAGCCCTCGTCTCTGATCCAGCGCTCCTCCCAGCCATAATCGAAAACCATTTCGTTGGTGCGGTAGTGATCCACGAAATCCTCGGCCACCTGCCCGCAGCCGATATATTCGGCGACCACGCCTTCGCTGCCCAAGACGATAGCCGCGGCGCCATCGCCATACTGCAGTTCCTGGACCGAGCCACCTTTGGTACGGCGCTTGTCCGACGCGACACATAGGATCCGTTGCGGGGCACCCTTTAACATCTTGAGAGCCCCGACCAGCCCGGATGTTCCCGAACGCAGGCAGGATGCGACGTCCAGGGCGAGCGCATCTTCTGGCAGCATCAAGGCCGCGCGGAGAATTCCAACATTTAGGCGGTCCTGAAATGGCAGCGAAGTCGAGCATAGAAAGATCGCACCGAGATCATCCACCGCGCCGCCGTTCAGGCCGTCGCGGGTTGCCTCGACGGCCATGGTGAGCGCGTCCTCGTCCCAATTGCAAACGGCGCGTTCCCCCTTCGCCATGGAAGCAAACGCAGGATTGAACCACTTGTTCGCTTCAACGATGCTGCGGCGGCTCAGCCTTCTCCTCGGGATATAAGCGCCAAATCCAGTGATTCCGATCATGGTCTTGCCTCTCCCCCGACGGTTGGGATCCAAGGTTTCGCCGCAACGGCTTTCTCATGCGCTTCGCTGTGATGCGCCAGCGCTTGAAACGCGGCCGACACGTCCAGGGCCGTTTGCAATGAAGTCTGTTGAGCTTGGCGGATGAGCTTTTTTGCCATGCGCAGTGCTGAGGGAGGGTTGGCCGCGATACGGCCGGCCAGGTCGAGAGCAGCCGCCATCAATTCGGCCGGTGGAACGACCTTCTGCACCAAGCCGCAAGCCAGGG from Pseudorhodoplanes sp. includes these protein-coding regions:
- a CDS encoding OB-fold domain-containing protein, yielding MIGITGFGAYIPRRRLSRRSIVEANKWFNPAFASMAKGERAVCNWDEDALTMAVEATRDGLNGGAVDDLGAIFLCSTSLPFQDRLNVGILRAALMLPEDALALDVASCLRSGTSGLVGALKMLKGAPQRILCVASDKRRTKGGSVQELQYGDGAAAIVLGSEGVVAEYIGCGQVAEDFVDHYRTNEMVFDYGWEERWIRDEGYREIMPRAVKALFASTGLKPGDVHHLIVPAARSVATQLTRAIGVGEEALHDCLDTQVGDCGTAHSLLMLADLLQQAEPDRTIVLLGWGQGCDALAFRTTDAIKRALPHLGVKGCLARRTQDTNYTRHLAFNQLMVLDHGLRAETDRSTSLSALYRNRQMITALVGGRCSRCGTAQYPRSEICVNPNCRADGTQEPYSFRDIRARVQSWTSDNLIYCPDPPQRFGMVAFEGGGRLMVDFTDTEDGELEVGAPVRMVFRIKEYDKVRSFAKYFWKAVPDA
- a CDS encoding acetyl-CoA acetyltransferase, whose product is MAGSIKDKVVILGMGCSRFGERWDMEPAGLALEAYRECLADAGIETSNIDAAWYSTALEEYHAGKSSIPLATALRLPFIPVTRVENLCASGTEAFRGAVYAVASGAVEIALAIGVEKLKDIGFGGLPQRARGVTNALYFANSSAPGSFAQLASAYEARYRIARHDLKQAMAKTSVKSHDNGLKNPRAHLRRRIDMKTAVEAPMVAEPIGLYDCCGVSDGAACAIVTTPNIARELGKTNLISVKALQLAVSNGEEASYSNWDGSYVATTRVAARRAYEEANIKNPTQEISMLEVHDCFSITEIVTLEDLQLAEPGTAWRRMLDGAFDADGQIPCQIDGGLKCFGHPIGASGLRMLYEMYSQLLGRCGERQLQEPRIGLTHNLGGFPHQNISSVSIIGRYGG